Within the Triplophysa dalaica isolate WHDGS20190420 chromosome 2, ASM1584641v1, whole genome shotgun sequence genome, the region TTAactttatatatgtatgtgttgttGTGTACTCTAAATGAACTGTGAATGCATTGTTCGTGCTAATGGATGGCAAAGatggctttgtttatttttactggaCTGGGAAATAGTATTTATGCCTCTGTGATCATCTCAGGGCTGTTTAGGTGTTATGACTGGGTTCCCACGGAGAAATGCTGCAAAATATGTACGAGAACACGCACTTGCTTTTGTTTTTGGACATGCTAAAATGTGacttttgaaaataattatttgaaagGGTATTatggaaaaataaagtttcctaaaatattgatattgttTCAGCAGCATTCCATGTGTCTTAGGAAAATTGTGTCAGTTTATTTACCCTCTTTTGATTGGAAGGGTCAAATAATtgcttaaaataacaaagaCGAAAATATCAACAATAAAGTTTACATTAGATTGGTCTAGCTTACTTATGTTAAGTCCCTAAAGCTGCAATCGCAAacttttattgttaaataaacgAGAATCGACTAATTCACAATGCTAAGCTTCAATAATGTTTCATAATTCGTCTGATGAGCCTTTGTGGAAAAAGTCAGTGTTGCATCATTTGACAaccaaaaaaatgtgtgtaaccTGCAATTTTTGTAAATTTAGATGCCAATGCAGATTCAAAAATTACGGTTCGCAGCTTAAAGATCCAAGAAAAGCTTAGTTcagatattattataattagaTGTTGCTGTGCAAGTTTGTTTTCATCTGGAAACGCTGAACGTTTGTCATTAGTTATTCTCAGGCACCACATAATGCCCTATGAACACCAACTACAACCCCCCAAAAATACATCAGAAAAACCTGTAGCGGTTTTAGGTTCTTTCTTTGTTGACCTGTAAAAGTTAAGGTATATGTAGAACTCTTGCTGCCATGCTTTCTTTTAAAGCTACCGTTCATGGCCCGGTTGCAGGAAACCCCTTAGTTCTAATTGTAACAGTTTGATAACTAAGGGGAGTCTTGCAACCGGGCCAGAACATTATTGTTCACGCTCGGTGTGAAATACTGGCTATTGTCCTAAAGAATCTAAAGTAGAATTGGGTGTGACCTCTGATGAAGGGAGCCGCTCTGAATAAGATAAGGAACTCGCTCATAATACACTAAGCATAAGACATATATTCCATATGAAATAAactacaaacaaacagaacatcTAATTGAGagttattctttaaaaaagtcaaaacatGCAGCAATGCAAAAAACTATAAAGGATTTAGAATCACCAGCAATCACTAATGGAGTATTTGGAGGTTAACATGAAACGCATGACGGCAGCACTATTCAAAACTCGCAACATTATTAATTTTTAACATCaaatcatttctgtttttaaaaaaacaaagggGTGGTATGTTTTAGAGTCCACACAAACAGcgattttgcttattttaacacaaataacTTCTCTCAGCACAGAATTTGATCAGTCTGCACAATGACTTAATATGCAACCACTGATGTTAATATTGTGCTTTCTTTCAGTTTTACTGTGGAAAAGCTTAACATcgcacagatgatttaaattaaAAGGTATTGTTCGGCGGTATCTACAGAAGAAATCCATTCTTTTCTCGCACCCTTGAGACTTGCACGACTTGATCCACTGCTTCTCTTCTGCTATTGGCTCGAAAGTGTCCATTATCAAAGTACACACTGATAACACCAAACAACAAAGGTGCCTGCACACGCCTTTTACCTTAGAGCTTTTCACACATTCTCACAGACTCAAAGGTTAGTGGGTCTCAGAGGTGGTGAAGTCGCCATGAAGACAAACGTTGTGCTGTGTTTGAGCGTGTGCGTGTATTTAATTGGAGCTCTGGACGAAAAAGAATCAATCCCAGAGGAAAACAACATTCTAACGCTGACGAAAAACAACTTCAGACGAGCACTTAAACAGCATGACCGGCTATTGGTGCACTTCTgtgagtatatatatatacctgaATATCTGGGTGTGCCTTTTTATTGACTTCCAACAACATTAAGAGACTTAAAGCTGCTGTAACGCAGACTGTTTTAATGTAATGCTTGCGGGCCTGCGGGGGACTTTCCTGCACATTTTATTaggaatataaataatatgaataatacgAAGACTCCTCTGAAATAAGCCTTCGCCAAATTAATAGGACTGGTTATGCTTGTGTAAAACTCATGGCTGGTAACTGGAAAGTTCCTGTTTCGATCCCTATGTGTAATGAGTTATGTGCTGTCACGATCGTGCCTTCCAAGCAGGGCACCTATCCTCAGGTCGCTCCACGGGAATGGTCCTTGTAATTATCGTATATGAAGTTGCATCGGAGAAAAGTGTCCGCTAACTGACTTTTTATTCACTAATGAAGATACATAAGTCTACAGTGTTTCTAACAGAATTACGCATTGCAAGTGCAAGCCAAATTACTTTGCACATCTGGGACTAGCACAGAATTGCTCTTGTTTACTTAAGAAAATGACTGTTCACATTTGCAAAAGGAAAAATCATTGTCTTGTACCTGTTGTAGATGCTCCTCTCTCTAGTCAGTCTCTTGGCACTATTCTGGAGTTCAGAAAGGTAGCGAGTGCGCTGAAGGATGCAGAATCTGCTGTGCGGTTGGGAGGAGTAGACGTCAATAAGGAAAAACAGCTGGCTGCGTCGCTGAATGTCACATCAGTGCCGTCACTACTACTGTACCTGTCTGGAGACAAACACAACCCGGTGTACTGTCCTGGTAAAGCTCAAATTTCAGTCTTATGTCGCCTATATATGCTTTTCAATAACTCAACTATGCAGCTAAAcaccaagatcatgggttcggTTTTCAAGGAATGCATGCACTGATAATGACAAAAGCCTGGATGTATTTTAAATCATTCGTAAATGTATGGCAAAACTAGTCAAATTAGCAATTTTTCTTAATATCACAATGAATGGTTAGCTTTGCTGACATTGGATTGGCTGATAGAAAGAGGGGAGTGGCTAAAGGGATGGGGTCTCTAATTCAGAAGTCTGCAAAATGACTAATACTAATATTGTTTACAGCATCTTTCCCTCAGACTGAGATAATTATGGTTATATATGATGTCAAAAATGTTTCTTGTGTGGCTCCGCCCCCAGTTCTAAAGAGCTCCTCCTCCATCCTGACGTGGCTTAAAAGAAGAGATGGGCCGAGTGCTGACATCATTAGTAATTTCACCGATCTGGAAACATTTATGGATGAAGATGAGCTTGTGGTTCTTGGATTATTTAAGGTGACTAGtctaagaaatgtatttttctttaggAAATCAGTTTACTGTGATACTTATTTTCAATTATAAAATGCTATATTCTTTAGATATAATTTATCGTGTTCTAGTTTACATAAGAAATACATAGTTGGTTTAACCCAATCATTACCAGTTTAAGAATCTGTTGTGCATTGCAGGATCTTGAAGGTGACGTTGTGAAAGTGTTTTATGAAGTAGCCATTGACGTTGCTGACCTGCCGTTCGGAGTAACAGGAAGTCTTGAGATCTTCAGCAAGTATGACATTAGCACGGATACTGTTCTCCTCATCAGGAAGGTGAGAATCTGTCAAAATAACAGTTTAAATCAGCATTTCCTGCCCTTTCTCAAATACAGACAAAAGACAAACAGAGCACAAGATATTAATAAACTGGTTCTTGGTTGTTTTTAAGCATGATGcacatttttgtcttatttatgtaaatgtctttAGCATAAACCAGATGAGCAGTTTGAAATGGATAAAAGCACAAAGGAAGATCTTGTTGAGTTTATCAGACTGCATGAGATGAAACTTGTGACTGAGTACAATGGAATGGTAACTTTATATACACTTTTATATAAGCTACAATActattatacacacacattatataTAATAACGTACACTTTCGGTCTCCTTCTCTCCAGACAGCATCTAAGATCCTGAACTCTGTAGTGCGGAATCACTTGCTTCTGTTTATCAATAAGGCTGATGAAGGCTTTAAAGACATAAACCGCACTTTTGAGACCACAGCTGAAAAATTCAGAGGAAAGGTTAGTGttcatcatatacacacacattggACATATTAAATCACAATATATGCACATTACAAAATTTGGTTTATTCTAGGTTCTATTTGTGATGGTCAATGTGAACGAGACAAGAAATGGACGTATAATGGAGTATTTTCGTGTGAGGGTGGAAGATGCACCTGTGGTCCGTATGGTTAATTTATCAAATAATGTACAGTTCCAGCTGGCCTCGGATAAGTTTGATAAAGACAGTCTTTCAGAATTCTGTTTGAATTACCTGGAGGGAAAAGCCAAGGTAAGTGTAcataattcatttataaaaagtgTATTTGTACGCTGctacactttcattttctatatttattatatgtcATGTATTTTACTGTGTGTTGCTGTCATTTTATATAATGAGTCTTAAGTTCTAAATACATCGATAATTTgtataacaataacaatttgtataaattattctatcttattaaaataatttactatataaattataaagcCATATGTGGTTTATATGATAATTCTGTTCATTATAATTcatttgtgtatatattattGATTGCATTTTTGTAGCCAAAACTCCAAAGTGAGCCAATTCCCGAAAACTGGGACAAACAGCCAGTGAAGGAACTGGTTGGGATGAACTTTGAAAAAGTGGCCTTCAACtatgacaaaaatgtcattatacTTTTCTGTAAGTACCCCAACAGATTTACGCTCCAGTGTCTTTCAGGACAAGTCTGAATCGTGTCATTTCtagtttattgttattttgctttattaGCCTGATCAAAGTTCAAATCTGTGCctaaacatacaaacattttgAAGATATAAAGTGTTTGAACCTGTTGACAGACGCACCTTGGAGCAGAGAGAGTCGTGTTTTGTTTCCATTGTGGGAGGAGCTTGCCCAACACTTCAGTGAAAATGAAGATATTGTAGTCGCTGAAATTGACGTCTCCGCAAATGATATAAACGTTCATCTGGGGGAAAAATATCCATCAATCAAATTGTTTCCTGCAGTTTATGCAGAGAGGGTAAGAACTAGATATAATCTcaacataaatgtttacattacgCTTTTTCATTCCAAAGACCATTGAAAAATCTATTTATGTAGTGTAATTCGGGccttattccaataggatttaaaGATGTTATTAATGGTTACTATTCACCAGAGAAACATCATCCCACTACTAGAACCCAAAACAATACTTTAGTAGAGACCCATAAAGGATATTATAGtctccattaaaaacaaatcaattccCTTTATAACCATTAAACCAGTAAAATGTATATGGTGGTTTTAGCCAGGCACCATACTTTTCACTCTTGTATGTGCTTTTTATCTGCTTAATAATGCAACTGTGCTTTAAGGCCTTGTTTCATAGACAAGGTTTACGcaaggactatgccttagttaatctaggctatttaagtcgcttttattaaaattgcattgaaaagaaaacattactgatgtgcatcttgagacaaaacaatgacacatattttaataaatgtcagGGCGAGTTATTTTCAGTTGGGACAAACTATTTTGATCATTatttttagtctgggactagtcttgtctgtgaaactgagGATAagtgtttaaagtgtttaatagtactctttctgttttcttattttcatatttaatatgtGCCAGGTGGTGCCATATTCTGGCAAACGGAAGTTGAAGGATATAGTTAAATTTatggaaaaagaaataaaaaaagccaAAAGGGACAGAGCTGAGGTAAGATAAACTTTCTCTgaaacattattctcttgttttcttgtaGATCTTATAATATTCATGTCGCGTATACGTATATTTCCGCAGGAGGAGGAATTGAGGAAGCAATATATTAACCATCATAAGGCGGCAGAGAAAGAGGAGCTCTAAATCACATATTGTCTAAATGTAGatgttgtttcaaataaaattacatgGCTAATGTGCTCTGTACTTTTGACTGGTTATGGACACATCGGGAAGACTGACACATCAGTTCAGTTTTTTAAAGACTGTAAGTAATTAcgttgaaaataaaatactgacCGTACATCACGTAACATGTAAGGTATTCTTGGCTTGTATGTATGGTATTCAAGAAGtacatgcatgtttttaacGCTGTTAGTCAAGCTATTTCTTTATGGCCCACGTTAtgagcacaataaaaaaatctatgtaaCACTTACAGCTATTTGCAATATACGTAGCATGCATAGAAACATCAATGTGCTTGCACATTATTGACACACATCAAACAATCGTCACAAACCTTTTAGTTCCACTAGAGGGAGCTCCTGTTCCACAGCGCTGTCTTTTACCCAGATCAGGTGACCTCTAAACAAGATTAACTTAACTTTGTAAATTCTGTATCCTTTAATGTAAACCTCTTAGACACGTGCAGATAGGCTTACAACTAACACCTGGTGAgttattttcagaaataatgATTCTTCTTTAAGAGCTTTCTCCTGAACAGCAAGCAAGGCTTTGTATATCTTAAGCAGAATACAGGCATTAACGTTTCTACAATCATTTATTTCGCAAAAAATAGAACTATAACGTGAAGAAATGCTATCATTTAATAATGCAGTTGCATTATTAAGTGTTTGTGAAAAGGCGTGTACACCATCAAACTCATGCGTGTATGCATCACAAACCATTTCAATCCGACAATTGCAAACTCTTATTTTGTCTGTGAGAGTAAAACCAATGTTTACATCTTGATCTGTTACGCAACCAAAGCTCTCTAAGCCGCACGTGTTAGGCTTACCCACTCCAGAGGATACCCATATCTTGACCGTCACCCTATATAAAGCACAACTATTGCCGTGTACTGCTTCCACATTGGCTGTCTGTGAAGTAACAAGTGGATGTTGGAACCTTCAGAAGCAAGTCCTCCTGATCATGCGAAAGTCCAATCGAGTCCCCTT harbors:
- the zgc:136472 gene encoding protein disulfide-isomerase, coding for MKTNVVLCLSVCVYLIGALDEKESIPEENNILTLTKNNFRRALKQHDRLLVHFYAPLSSQSLGTILEFRKVASALKDAESAVRLGGVDVNKEKQLAASLNVTSVPSLLLYLSGDKHNPVYCPVLKSSSSILTWLKRRDGPSADIISNFTDLETFMDEDELVVLGLFKDLEGDVVKVFYEVAIDVADLPFGVTGSLEIFSKYDISTDTVLLIRKHKPDEQFEMDKSTKEDLVEFIRLHEMKLVTEYNGMTASKILNSVVRNHLLLFINKADEGFKDINRTFETTAEKFRGKVLFVMVNVNETRNGRIMEYFRVRVEDAPVVRMVNLSNNVQFQLASDKFDKDSLSEFCLNYLEGKAKPKLQSEPIPENWDKQPVKELVGMNFEKVAFNYDKNVIILFYAPWSRESRVLFPLWEELAQHFSENEDIVVAEIDVSANDINVHLGEKYPSIKLFPAVYAERVVPYSGKRKLKDIVKFMEKEIKKAKRDRAEEEELRKQYINHHKAAEKEEL